The genome window CCGCATGGCCGCGTGGGCGTGTGGATCACTTCATCCTCGCGAGCATGGAGGCGAAGGATCTCACACCTTCACGTGAGGCCGATGCGCGGACTTTGATCCGCCGCGTGACCTTTGACCTCACCGGCCTGCCGCCGACGCCTGAGGAGGTGCGGGTGTTTGTAAATGACACGCGCCCGGATGCCTATGCACGGCTGGCAGAGGATTTGCTTGGTCGTCGCGCCTTTGGCGAGCGCATGGCGAGTGTGTGGCTCAATCTCGCGCGCTATGCCGAGGATCAGGCGCATCAGGTAGGCGGCAACTCCTCGCTCAACTATCCGAACGCGTGGCGTTATCGCGACTGGGTCATCGCGGCCTTCAATGCCGACCTGCCTTACGATGCATTCATCGAGAAGCAGCTCGCGGTTGATTTGATCGAGCCGCAAAACAAGGCAGACCTCGCCGCGCTCGGTTTTCTCGGGCTCGGGCACAAGCTGTATGCTCGCAGCCGGCTGGATGTGCAGGCGGAGGAGTGGTCGGAGCAGGTGGACACTGTTTCGCAGACTTTTCTCGGCCTCACGGTTGCCTGCGCACGCTGCCACGATCACAAGTTCGATCCGATCACGGCCCGCGATTACTACGCCATGGCTGGTGTCTTCGCCTCGGTGCAGATGGTGAATCTGCGCCCCGATGGCAAGGAGGAGGACAGCAAAACATTGGCCGACAAGATGGACCCTGGCACCCTTCACGTCGTGCGCGACCTCAAGCCGCATGACCTGCCCGTCTATGATCGTGGTGATATGGAGGCTCCAGGCACCACGGCTCCGCGTGGCTGGTTGCAGGTGCTGAGCAAGGGTGAGCCGGCGAAGTTTCAGCAAGGCAGCGGTCGTGCGGAGTTGGCCCGCCAGATCACCGATCCTGCCAATCCGCTCACGGCCCGCGTGATGGTGAATCGCGTGTGGGATCTGCTCTTCGGCAAGCCCCTGGCACGCACCACGAGTAACTTCGGCGCGACGGGCGACAAACCGACACATCCTGAACTGCTCGACGACCTCGCCATCCGCTTCATGCAGGACGGCTGGTCCTTGAAGCGTCTCATGCGCGAACTGGTCATGTCCGCCACCTATCGCCAAAGCAGCAGCGGCAGCGCCGCGAACTCCCAGCTTGATGAAGCAAACGATCACCTCTGGCGCATGAACCGCCGCCAGCTCGGTATCGAATCGTGGCGCGATGCCATCATGGCCACCGCAGGCACGCTCACTCTGGAAGGCGGCGCATCGCAGAGCCTCGATGCTCCCACGCATCACAAACGCACGATTTACTCCCAGGTCAGCCGCCGCGAGCTGAACAAGACGCTCATGCTCTTCGATTACCCGGATGCGAACGTCCACGCCGCCCGCCGAAGCAGCAGCACCACGCCCACGCAGAAGCTCTTCGTGATGAACAGCCCCTTCATCATCGAGCAGTCGAAAAAGCTCGCCCAGCGCCTTCAGCAAAGCGGCAATGATGACATTGCACGTATTCGCCACGCCTACGAACTCCTTTTTGCCCGCGAACCCGAGACGGAAGAACTCGCCATCGCCCAGGAGTTTCTGAAACAACCCGCCGAGTCTGCCCTCACCGCGTGGGAGCAGCTCGCGCAGGCTCTGCTGGCCACCAACGAAATGCTTTATGTGGACTGAACACAACCCAGCCCAGATGACCCGGCGTGACGCTCTCCAACGACTCTCAGCGGGCTTCGGCGCGATCGGTCTCGCGGGCATGATGGGATCGCAGGCGAACGCGGCGGTGAAGCAGCAGGTCACGCCGAAGGCGAAGCGAGTGATCTTCCTCTTCATGAACGGCGCGCCGTCGCATATCGACACCTTTGATCCGAAACCGGCGCTGAAGAAATACGAGGGCCAGCAGCCGTCGGGCAAGCTTTACCGCGCACCGAAGACGAGCGGCTTCATGTCGTCGCCGCTGAAGTTTAGCAAGTGTGGTCAAAGTGGCATCGAGGTGAGCGAGAGCCTGCCAGCACTGGGCAGCATCATCGACGATTGCTGCGTCATTCGTTCCATGCACACGGACGTGCCAAATCATGAGCCCGCACTGCTCATGATGAACACCGGCAACATTCAGCCGATCCGCCCCTCGCTCGGCTCGTGGGTGCTGTATGGGCTTGGCAGCGAAAATGAGAACCTGCCGGGCTTTGTCGTGCTGCGGCCCACGCCGAACATCGTGGTGGGACCGGCGCTGTGGAGCAACTCTTTCCTGCCAGCCGAGTATCAGGCCACCGGTGTCATCACCTCCGACATGAGCGTGGACAAACTCGTCGCCAACGTGCGCAACTCTGTGCTCGCCCCCGCACAGCAGCGACGGCAGATCGATTTGATTCAGAAGCTCAATCACCTCCATGCCGCAAAGCGCGAGCACGACACCGCGCTGGAAGGGCAGATCAAGGCCATGGAGACCGCCTACCGCATGCAAAGCGCCGCCAGCGATGCCTTCGACATCAGCCGCGAGCCCGCGAAGATGCGCGAGCTGTATGGCGACACACCTTTTGGCCGCTCATGCCTGCTCGCACGTCGTCTCGCCGAGTCTGGCGTGCGCTACATCAGCGTCTATTACACCAGCAGCAACAATCAGCCCTGGGACACCCATAGCGACCACTACAAGCGCCACCCCGAACTCTGCGCCGACAGCGATCGCGCCTCCGCCGCGCTCATCAGCGATCTGAAACAACGCGGCCTGCTCGATGACACGCTCGTCGTCTGGACCGGCGAGTTTGGCCGCACGCCTTACTCGCAGGAAACCGAGGACAAGAACAAGAAGGTCGATCCGATGCGCCGCGGTCGTGATCATCACCACACCGCCTTCAGCACGCTGCTGGCCGGTGGTGGCATCAAAGGCGGACTCGCCTACGGCACCTCCGACGAACTCGGCATGAACGCCGAGGAAAACAAAGTCCACGTCCACGATCTGCACGCCACCATCCTGCATCAACTCGGCCTCGATCACGAAAAGCTCACCTACCGCTACGCCGGTCGCGATTTCCGCCTCACGGATGTGTATGGCGATGTGGTGCATGACATCCTCGCATGAAACGCCTGCTTATCCTCCTCTGCCTGCTCTCATCATTCGCGGCAGCGGCACCGCGCCCGAACATCATCGTCATCCTGGCCGATGACATGGGCTTCTCCGACCTAGGCTGCTACGGCGGCGAGATTCAGACGCCGAATCTCGACAAACTCGCCGCCGAGGGCATGCGCTTCTCGCAGTTCTACAATTGCGCTTTGTGTGGTCCCTCACGCGCCGCCTTGATGACCGGGCTTCACCCGCATCAGGTCGGCATGACGCAGTGGACCGGCCTGCTCACGAACAACTGCGTGACGATGTTCGAGGTGCTGAAACGCGCCGACTACACAACCTGCGCCGTCGGTCGGCTGGACATGCTCACGGCGGAGGACTGGCACGATCCGCAGAACCTCTCGCATCATGTGGATCGCTACTTTGGCACCACCGGGCATCAAGGGCCGGGCAACTACTTCGCCAACACGCGCAACACCGCCTTCTACCGCGATGGAAAGCCCTACACGATCCCCGATGGCGGCTACAAGACTGACCTCATCACCGATTTCACCATCGAATTCCTCCAGCAGCGGGACAAAACAAAGCCCTTCCTTCTCTACATGGCCCATTACGCGCCGCATTGGCCGCTGCATGCGAAAGCGGCCGACATCGCGAAGTATCGTGAGCTGTATCGCAAACTCGGCTGGGATGCCGCGCGCGAGCAACGCCTGAAGCGCCTCGTTGAAAGCGGCATCCTGCCTGCCGGCACGAAACTCTCGCCGCGCGAGGCTCGTGCAGCCGCCTGGAGCGAGGCTGAACATCTCGACTGGGAAGCGGAGCGCATGGCCGTCTTTGCCGCGCAGATCGACTGCCTCGATCAAAGTGTGGGGCGCGTGATGGAGGCCGTGCGTGGCACCAACACGCTCGTCTTCTTCCTCAGCGACAACGGCGCTTCCGACAAGGCTGTCGGGCAACTCGACAAGCCAGGCCAGACCTGGCGGGCCGACGGCAAACGCACCCGCGTGGGCAACAAGCCCGACATCATGCCCGGCCCCGGCGACACCTTCGTCACCGCCGGTCCCGCCTGGGCCAATGTTTCCAACTCCCCCTTCCGCCAGCACAAGCAGTCGAATCACGAAGGCGGCATTTCAGCACCGCTGATCGCTTGGTGGCCGGGAGTCGTGCCTGCCGGCAAAATCAGCCCCGAGGTCAGCCACATCACCGACATCACCGCGACCGTCTTCGATGTCGCTGGCCAAAATTATCCCACCGCCTTCGACAATCGTGTGGTGACACCTCTCGCAGGAAAATCGCTTCTGCCGGTGATCAAAGGCGGCACACGGGCCGGTCATGAATCCCTCTGCTGGGCCACCTCCGGCAGCAAAGCCGTGCGCATGGGCGACTGGAAGCTCGTCGCTGCCTCGAAAGGCAAATGGGAACTTTATGATATGAGCACCGACCGCACGGAGCTTCATGATCTCGCCTCCGAGCAGCCCGAACGCGTCGCCACCATGGCGAAGGTGTTTGAGGCGTGGCATCAACGCTGATCGTTGCTTGAACTCCTTCTTTGCCGTCGTATCACCCGCCCATGGCCTGGAGATTCGACAAAATGGTGATTCGCGGTGAGATCGACAACACCGTGCGCGGGAGTGTGACCGGTACGCTCTGGCTGCTCGGACGCGAGCAACCGATGACGCTCGATCTCGTGGGCGACGCATGGCCGGACCTCGCGGGCTGCAAGCTGACCTTTGAGAACCCCAATCCCGTTCCGCAGCCGCAATACGACGATGGCCTCGCGATGATTCAAACCGGCTCCGTGGGCGACATCACCGCATCGCAAAAGCTCAAGAAGCTCCTAGTGCCCGAGGAGGTCTGGATGAAGGCGCTGGAGGAGAAGCGCTTCCACGAGGTGCCCTGGGTGCTCTCTAACTCGCTCTACCTGGAGTGGTTCAGCGACCGCAACGGCCGCATCGTCATCCAGACCACCGATTATGTGCTCCATGTCTCCGAGCGTCAGTGGGAAGCGGATGCGGACGAGCAGGCCGCCCAGCAGGCCATCAATGAGGAAAACATGCGCGCCTTCATGGAAGATGCTGCGCGTGCGCTCGGCGGCGAGGATCTGGCGGATGAAGCCGAGGATGAGGATGGCCCCAAACCGCATTGATCCATTGTGCCGCAAGGGGCGGGTTTGGAGAGCGTTTGGGCATCATGCGCACGCTCCTGCTCCTCCTTGCCGCCATGTCTCTGTCCGCCGCTGAACCACTTGTCTTCGTCTCGGCATTCGCCTCAGGTGAAAAGGGCGGCATTCACGCCTTCACCTTCGATTCGGAAAAAGGCACGCTGAAGCCGCTGCATCGCACGACAGACATCCAGAATCCGTTTTTCATCGCCCTCTCGCCGGACAAACGTTTTCTCTACGCCATCGACGCGGAGAAATTTGGCGGCGATGAGGACGAAAACGTAGCCGCCTTTGCCCTCGAAGGCCGCACAGGCCGCATGAAGCGTCTCAATCACCAATCCGCACGCGGCACGGCCTCCTGCTACCTTGATGTCGATGCCGCGGGCAAATCCGTGCTCGTTGCAAACTACTCCAGCGGCAGCGTCGCCTCGCTTCCCGTGAAAAGTGACGGCTCGCTGGGCGAGGTGGTCTCGTTTTTCCAACACAGCGGCTCCAGCGCCGATTCCTCGCGTCAAAAGGGGCCGAATGCGCACTGCTTCGTCATCAGTCCGGACAACAAGCACGCCCTCGCTGCCGATCTCGGTATCGACAAGATCATGATCTACACGCTCGATGCCGCCACGGCGAAACTGACGCCAAACGAGGCCCAACCCTTCGCCAAGCTCACGCCCGGCAGCGGTCCGCGACATCTCACCTTCCATCCCGGCGGCAAGCTCGTGTATGTCATCAACGAACTCGCCAACACGGTCACCGTCTTCGACCGGAGCGCCGCCGACGGCACGCTGAAGGAGAAACAAACCATCGCCACTTTGCCTGCCGACTTTACCGGCAAGAGCTACACCGCCGATTTGAAGATCACACCTGATGGAAAGCACCTCTACGGCACCAATCGCGGCCACGACAGCCTCGCCAGCTACCGCATCGCCGAGGATGGCACGCTCACACTACTCGCCATCCAACCCAGCGGCGGCAAAGGCCCGCAAAATCTGCTCATCACGCCCGATGGGAAGTGGCTATTATGCGCGAACATGCCGGGAAACAATGTCGTGGTGTTCAAGATCGACGCTACGAGCGGCAGCATCACAGCGC of Prosthecobacter sp. contains these proteins:
- a CDS encoding lactonase family protein, producing the protein MRTLLLLLAAMSLSAAEPLVFVSAFASGEKGGIHAFTFDSEKGTLKPLHRTTDIQNPFFIALSPDKRFLYAIDAEKFGGDEDENVAAFALEGRTGRMKRLNHQSARGTASCYLDVDAAGKSVLVANYSSGSVASLPVKSDGSLGEVVSFFQHSGSSADSSRQKGPNAHCFVISPDNKHALAADLGIDKIMIYTLDAATAKLTPNEAQPFAKLTPGSGPRHLTFHPGGKLVYVINELANTVTVFDRSAADGTLKEKQTIATLPADFTGKSYTADLKITPDGKHLYGTNRGHDSLASYRIAEDGTLTLLAIQPSGGKGPQNLLITPDGKWLLCANMPGNNVVVFKIDATSGSITAHGGPVEVPMASCIRWVE
- a CDS encoding DUF1501 domain-containing protein; this translates as MTRRDALQRLSAGFGAIGLAGMMGSQANAAVKQQVTPKAKRVIFLFMNGAPSHIDTFDPKPALKKYEGQQPSGKLYRAPKTSGFMSSPLKFSKCGQSGIEVSESLPALGSIIDDCCVIRSMHTDVPNHEPALLMMNTGNIQPIRPSLGSWVLYGLGSENENLPGFVVLRPTPNIVVGPALWSNSFLPAEYQATGVITSDMSVDKLVANVRNSVLAPAQQRRQIDLIQKLNHLHAAKREHDTALEGQIKAMETAYRMQSAASDAFDISREPAKMRELYGDTPFGRSCLLARRLAESGVRYISVYYTSSNNQPWDTHSDHYKRHPELCADSDRASAALISDLKQRGLLDDTLVVWTGEFGRTPYSQETEDKNKKVDPMRRGRDHHHTAFSTLLAGGGIKGGLAYGTSDELGMNAEENKVHVHDLHATILHQLGLDHEKLTYRYAGRDFRLTDVYGDVVHDILA
- a CDS encoding DUF1549 and DUF1553 domain-containing protein translates to MPNAPLQIIATSLLLCVITQAAEPVAIDWAKARQHWSFVPPKARALPKVKDAAWPRGRVDHFILASMEAKDLTPSREADARTLIRRVTFDLTGLPPTPEEVRVFVNDTRPDAYARLAEDLLGRRAFGERMASVWLNLARYAEDQAHQVGGNSSLNYPNAWRYRDWVIAAFNADLPYDAFIEKQLAVDLIEPQNKADLAALGFLGLGHKLYARSRLDVQAEEWSEQVDTVSQTFLGLTVACARCHDHKFDPITARDYYAMAGVFASVQMVNLRPDGKEEDSKTLADKMDPGTLHVVRDLKPHDLPVYDRGDMEAPGTTAPRGWLQVLSKGEPAKFQQGSGRAELARQITDPANPLTARVMVNRVWDLLFGKPLARTTSNFGATGDKPTHPELLDDLAIRFMQDGWSLKRLMRELVMSATYRQSSSGSAANSQLDEANDHLWRMNRRQLGIESWRDAIMATAGTLTLEGGASQSLDAPTHHKRTIYSQVSRRELNKTLMLFDYPDANVHAARRSSSTTPTQKLFVMNSPFIIEQSKKLAQRLQQSGNDDIARIRHAYELLFAREPETEELAIAQEFLKQPAESALTAWEQLAQALLATNEMLYVD
- a CDS encoding arylsulfatase, which translates into the protein MKRLLILLCLLSSFAAAAPRPNIIVILADDMGFSDLGCYGGEIQTPNLDKLAAEGMRFSQFYNCALCGPSRAALMTGLHPHQVGMTQWTGLLTNNCVTMFEVLKRADYTTCAVGRLDMLTAEDWHDPQNLSHHVDRYFGTTGHQGPGNYFANTRNTAFYRDGKPYTIPDGGYKTDLITDFTIEFLQQRDKTKPFLLYMAHYAPHWPLHAKAADIAKYRELYRKLGWDAAREQRLKRLVESGILPAGTKLSPREARAAAWSEAEHLDWEAERMAVFAAQIDCLDQSVGRVMEAVRGTNTLVFFLSDNGASDKAVGQLDKPGQTWRADGKRTRVGNKPDIMPGPGDTFVTAGPAWANVSNSPFRQHKQSNHEGGISAPLIAWWPGVVPAGKISPEVSHITDITATVFDVAGQNYPTAFDNRVVTPLAGKSLLPVIKGGTRAGHESLCWATSGSKAVRMGDWKLVAASKGKWELYDMSTDRTELHDLASEQPERVATMAKVFEAWHQR